Within the Pseudomonas oryzae genome, the region CTGGGTGTAGCGGCTGCGAACCCGGGGGCCTTGCAGGCCTCTGGTCAGCGGGAGCGAGGCCATGATGCTAGCTGACGAGGAGAGCGTCAATGGATTTTGTAGTTTTTTTTTGGAGCTACTACAAAAGTCCTATGTCACTCGAGAAGCTCGACCTTGAGGCGTAGAGCCTGGGTCTGACTGCTGGCGCCGGCCTGGCGCGAGAGGAGGGTGGAGCGGCTGTCCCGGCCGCTTTCGCTGATGCCGCCGAGGTCGATCCATTCGCCGAGTCGGCCGCTGACCCGGGTGTCGGTGCGCTGGGTGGCGATGGCGCCACGGGGGCTGGCCAGGCGATCCTGCTGGCTGTAGATGCTCAGCTGGACCTCCTCGCCCTGCACGCTGGCGACCACCTGGAAACCGCGGCTGGCGTCGCGGTACTCGATGACCTCGCGCGGATAGCCGTAGGCATCGCGAACCAGCGTGCGTACCGGCACGCTCTGCCCGACCATGATCTGCGCGGGATAGCCTTCGGTGGCCTGCACCTGTTGCAGGGAGCCGTCGCTGCCCTGGCTGCTGCGCCGGATGATGCGCAACTGGTCCTGGCCATGACGCTCGTCGCGTCCGCCGACGATTTCCACGTTGCCGGCATCGATGCCGCCATCGACCCGGTAGCCGCGCTGGCGGGAATCACGCTGTTGCTGGCTGTCGACGCTGATCAGCAGGCGCCGCGGGCGGGTGTCGAGCTGCGGCAGCAGTGCCTGCAGTTCGGCGATCTTCTCCGGTTCGGCATTGACGATCAGCTGGTTGCCGTAGGCGCTCACCCGGCCTTCTCCGCCGAGCACGGTCTGCACCGTCGGCAGCAGCTCGTCCGCGGTGCGGTAGTGCAACGGCAGGATCTCGGTGCGCGGCGCTGCCTGGGCGGTGCAACCCAAGAGCAGGGCGAGGAGCAGAGGCCAG harbors:
- a CDS encoding secretin N-terminal domain-containing protein gives rise to the protein MISRRWPLLLALLLGCTAQAAPRTEILPLHYRTADELLPTVQTVLGGEGRVSAYGNQLIVNAEPEKIAELQALLPQLDTRPRRLLISVDSQQQRDSRQRGYRVDGGIDAGNVEIVGGRDERHGQDQLRIIRRSSQGSDGSLQQVQATEGYPAQIMVGQSVPVRTLVRDAYGYPREVIEYRDASRGFQVVASVQGEEVQLSIYSQQDRLASPRGAIATQRTDTRVSGRLGEWIDLGGISESGRDSRSTLLSRQAGASSQTQALRLKVELLE